A single Desulfovibrio piger DNA region contains:
- a CDS encoding helix-turn-helix domain-containing protein — protein sequence MRTKNSVGERIRKLRGMNTQTEFANLLGITQRAVVNYETQGRIPRGSILKKICSCFGVSEKWLLTGSDEVNNPTQQEAAVCSKMGDMSPISKQEKRQLADFIVSEKNNLGDTSPILDLQQKLLEALQEQNNLLRENAHLRLQLERRDMRIRDLEREVAELREARKGPSAYGAGFAGSAG from the coding sequence ATGAGAACAAAAAATTCCGTTGGGGAACGAATCCGAAAGCTGCGGGGTATGAATACCCAAACAGAGTTTGCCAATCTTCTTGGGATTACCCAGCGCGCTGTTGTGAACTATGAGACCCAAGGGCGCATCCCTCGGGGCTCTATTTTAAAAAAAATTTGCAGCTGCTTTGGGGTCAGTGAAAAGTGGCTACTTACAGGATCAGACGAAGTGAACAATCCTACACAGCAAGAAGCCGCTGTCTGTTCCAAAATGGGCGACATGTCGCCCATTTCAAAACAAGAAAAAAGACAACTTGCTGATTTTATTGTTTCTGAGAAAAATAATTTGGGCGACACGTCGCCTATTTTGGATCTTCAGCAAAAGCTTCTTGAGGCTTTGCAAGAGCAAAATAACCTGCTCCGGGAGAATGCTCACTTGCGCCTTCAGCTGGAGCGCCGGGACATGCGCATCCGCGACCTGGAACGGGAGGTCGCCGAACTGCGGGAGGCGCGGAAGGGGCCTTCCGCTTATGGAGCTGGATTTGCGGGGAGTGCGGGTTAA
- a CDS encoding phage protein Gp27 family protein → MPRTSKVRRLPPELREQLHAMLDAGHTLEEITAHLKALGADVSRSGLGRYKQQVDKVAARLRESRAMAEAVMERMGAQAATGKSGAALIEMLTTLTSDYLLRRMDDPDAEIEVDELRALARTVKERAQAARATQDYDLKLREEARREAEEAMRKAVEKAAKESPAAASPAEVFARIQAVYRGEA, encoded by the coding sequence ATGCCCCGCACGAGCAAGGTCCGCCGCCTGCCCCCGGAGCTGCGCGAACAGCTCCACGCCATGCTGGACGCGGGCCATACCCTGGAAGAGATCACCGCCCACCTGAAGGCCCTGGGGGCGGACGTATCCCGCTCCGGCCTGGGCCGCTACAAGCAGCAGGTGGACAAGGTGGCGGCCCGTCTGCGCGAGTCCCGCGCCATGGCCGAGGCCGTCATGGAGCGTATGGGCGCTCAGGCCGCCACCGGCAAGAGCGGCGCGGCCCTCATCGAGATGCTGACCACCCTCACCAGCGACTACCTGTTGCGCCGCATGGATGACCCGGATGCCGAGATCGAGGTGGACGAGCTGCGTGCCCTGGCCCGTACCGTCAAGGAACGCGCGCAGGCCGCCCGTGCCACCCAGGATTATGACCTGAAACTGCGCGAGGAGGCCCGCCGCGAGGCCGAAGAAGCCATGCGCAAGGCCGTGGAAAAAGCCGCCAAAGAAAGCCCGGCCGCTGCCAGCCCGGCGGAAGTCTTTGCCCGCATCCAGGCCGTCTACAGGGGGGAAGCCTGA
- a CDS encoding PBECR2 nuclease fold domain-containing protein, translated as MPESEVRFGGGPFEDAIAHFQRKVRVPVTTYRDLPAQMHAKAFMVAGAANDALLADFQQSLLLAMKQGTTLAAFRDDFDRMVKAHGWQYRGEPGWRSAVIFNTNMRTANMAGHWKRMWEDREMHPYLRYVQVQRPTKRPEHAVWHGVILPIEDPFWDAHFPPNGWGCKCTVQNVSNARMEAEGWQVSENVETFPGDVPEDWAYNVGKAERVSTGPEKAAWEPIASSRDFTTYKRPVSVPQDTPRAGLGPEADGRGEVMDAVRKMLGGPANTFTGPDGLSVGITAATLGEHLKPDRAPAIPLLPEIIEEPFEIWLMPYQDRLTGRVELRRRYIKAFAMPKSLYVWFIAEWRKGELGDVTLIRSSKARELQKMRRGILVYGR; from the coding sequence ATGCCGGAAAGTGAGGTGCGTTTCGGCGGTGGACCTTTTGAGGATGCCATCGCTCATTTCCAGCGCAAGGTGCGCGTGCCGGTCACGACCTACCGGGACCTGCCCGCGCAGATGCACGCCAAGGCCTTCATGGTGGCCGGGGCCGCCAATGACGCCCTGCTGGCCGATTTTCAGCAAAGCCTGCTGCTGGCCATGAAACAGGGGACCACGCTTGCGGCCTTCCGTGACGACTTTGACCGCATGGTCAAAGCCCACGGCTGGCAGTACCGGGGCGAGCCGGGCTGGCGCAGCGCGGTCATCTTCAATACCAACATGCGCACAGCCAATATGGCCGGACACTGGAAGCGTATGTGGGAAGATCGCGAGATGCACCCGTACCTGCGCTATGTGCAGGTGCAGCGTCCTACCAAGCGCCCGGAGCACGCCGTCTGGCACGGCGTCATCCTGCCCATCGAGGACCCCTTCTGGGACGCCCACTTTCCGCCCAACGGCTGGGGCTGCAAATGTACGGTGCAGAACGTGAGCAACGCCCGTATGGAGGCCGAAGGCTGGCAGGTCAGCGAGAACGTGGAGACCTTTCCCGGAGATGTGCCGGAAGACTGGGCCTACAATGTAGGCAAGGCGGAGCGGGTAAGTACCGGGCCGGAAAAAGCGGCATGGGAGCCCATCGCCTCCAGCCGGGATTTCACGACCTACAAGCGTCCTGTTTCTGTGCCGCAGGATACGCCAAGGGCCGGGCTTGGTCCTGAAGCGGACGGACGCGGGGAAGTCATGGACGCGGTCAGGAAGATGCTTGGAGGACCGGCAAATACGTTCACCGGCCCGGATGGTCTGAGTGTCGGCATCACGGCCGCGACCTTGGGCGAACACCTCAAACCGGATCGAGCGCCCGCCATTCCCCTGTTGCCGGAGATCATAGAAGAGCCCTTCGAGATATGGCTCATGCCCTACCAGGACAGACTGACCGGGCGTGTGGAGCTGCGTCGGCGCTATATCAAGGCCTTCGCCATGCCCAAAAGCTTGTATGTGTGGTTCATCGCCGAGTGGCGCAAGGGAGAGCTGGGGGACGTGACCTTGATCCGCAGCTCCAAGGCACGGGAACTGCAGAAAATGCGGCGCGGCATCCTTGTCTATGGGCGTTAA
- a CDS encoding phage portal protein family protein: protein MPDILANPNALPARADMQVRSDGILDLANFVAEVVPAPDSVLASLGGDLREYGKLRRDDQVAALMQQRQDKLVEAEWEVIPGGDAPADVAAADFLREQLAGFNFDAACRKMHGSLLYGYGVAECLWGRDGSRITLRDIRVRAPWRFGFAKDRQLKLLVESRWLVMPPRKFWLVTWGAEDDDNPYGMGLGHQLWWPVYLKRNGARFWAAYLDRFGVPTTKAVYPSDESEAENEKRKKDALAAALSLRSEGAVALPEGFDVSLVESTSRGSGDFKDFLAYWDDAIAKIILSQTGTSRIGQYSGTAEVHSGIGTSVVKADADMLCQSFNTGPAVWLTEWNFPGARPPQVWRRVEDPAKVKADAQKDKDTAALGLELTDDEIARRYGDAWQRRRDGASASGAEFAEAGTEGHAPAEPYSDTLARQAMTLADAPQTSMIDAIRTELDKAVAEGEDLASFAERMLALNKLSGVDDLAQILYGAMTTAHLAGLAGEEDSDAGK, encoded by the coding sequence ATGCCCGACATCCTTGCCAACCCCAACGCCCTGCCTGCCCGGGCGGACATGCAGGTCCGTTCCGACGGCATCCTTGATCTTGCCAACTTCGTGGCCGAAGTAGTGCCCGCTCCGGACAGCGTGCTGGCCTCCCTGGGCGGCGATCTGCGCGAATACGGCAAACTGCGACGTGATGACCAGGTGGCCGCCCTCATGCAGCAACGGCAGGACAAGCTGGTGGAAGCGGAATGGGAGGTTATCCCCGGCGGCGATGCGCCTGCGGACGTGGCGGCCGCGGACTTTTTGCGCGAGCAGCTGGCGGGCTTCAACTTTGACGCGGCCTGCCGCAAGATGCACGGTTCCCTGCTGTACGGCTACGGTGTGGCCGAATGCCTGTGGGGACGGGACGGCAGCCGCATCACTTTGCGGGACATCCGCGTGCGCGCGCCCTGGCGTTTCGGCTTCGCCAAGGACAGGCAGCTGAAGCTGCTGGTGGAGAGCCGCTGGCTTGTCATGCCGCCGCGCAAATTCTGGCTGGTGACCTGGGGCGCGGAAGACGATGATAACCCTTACGGCATGGGCCTTGGGCACCAGTTGTGGTGGCCCGTGTACCTCAAGCGCAACGGCGCCCGCTTCTGGGCCGCCTACCTGGACCGCTTTGGGGTGCCTACCACCAAGGCCGTCTATCCTTCCGATGAATCGGAGGCCGAAAACGAGAAGCGCAAAAAGGATGCTCTGGCCGCGGCCCTGTCCCTGCGCAGCGAAGGGGCCGTGGCCCTGCCCGAGGGCTTCGACGTTTCCCTGGTGGAATCCACCAGCCGGGGCAGCGGGGACTTCAAGGACTTCCTCGCCTATTGGGACGATGCCATTGCCAAGATTATCCTTTCCCAGACCGGAACCTCGCGCATCGGCCAGTACAGCGGCACGGCCGAGGTCCACAGCGGCATCGGCACCAGCGTGGTCAAGGCTGACGCGGATATGCTGTGCCAGTCTTTCAATACCGGTCCGGCTGTCTGGCTGACGGAGTGGAACTTTCCCGGCGCGCGGCCGCCCCAGGTCTGGCGCCGGGTGGAAGACCCCGCAAAGGTCAAGGCCGATGCCCAGAAGGACAAGGACACGGCGGCCCTGGGTCTGGAACTGACCGACGACGAGATCGCCCGCCGCTACGGCGACGCCTGGCAGCGCAGGCGCGACGGGGCAAGCGCATCCGGGGCGGAGTTCGCCGAAGCCGGCACGGAAGGCCATGCCCCCGCCGAGCCCTACAGCGATACGCTGGCTCGGCAGGCCATGACGCTGGCCGATGCCCCGCAAACCTCCATGATCGATGCCATCCGCACGGAACTGGACAAGGCTGTGGCGGAAGGCGAGGACCTGGCCTCCTTTGCGGAGCGCATGCTTGCCCTGAATAAATTGTCCGGCGTGGATGATCTTGCCCAGATCCTCTACGGGGCCATGACCACGGCCCACCTGGCGGGCCTGGCCGGTGAGGAGGACAGCGATGCCGGAAAGTGA
- a CDS encoding thermonuclease family protein, whose amino-acid sequence MLRVTLVLAYLLLAVPVWAAQVFEGKVVGISDGDTITVLTDQKQQIKVRLYGVDCPETKQAYGTRARQFTSDKVFGKRVRVEVADMDHYGRTVGIVTAPGGSVLNSDLLAGGMAWLYTAYCKKPFCREWKKLEEGARIAHKGLWADTAVPPWEFRKAGRSGGGNWGSVQGAPSTSSGKSSYAVSGGGYSGNTNSGIFHASTCRYYNCKRCTAHFSSREAAIQAGYRPCKVCRP is encoded by the coding sequence ATGCTTAGGGTAACATTGGTGCTGGCATACCTGCTGCTGGCCGTTCCGGTATGGGCGGCTCAGGTCTTTGAAGGGAAGGTTGTGGGGATCAGTGACGGGGATACCATTACCGTCCTGACGGATCAGAAGCAGCAGATCAAAGTCCGCCTTTATGGCGTGGACTGCCCGGAAACGAAGCAGGCCTACGGCACTAGGGCGCGTCAGTTTACCAGCGACAAGGTCTTTGGAAAGCGCGTCCGTGTCGAGGTGGCTGATATGGATCACTATGGCCGGACGGTAGGTATCGTGACCGCCCCGGGCGGCTCCGTCCTGAACAGTGACCTTTTGGCGGGTGGTATGGCGTGGCTTTATACGGCGTATTGCAAAAAGCCGTTCTGCCGGGAATGGAAGAAGCTCGAAGAAGGGGCCAGGATCGCACACAAGGGCTTGTGGGCGGACACCGCCGTGCCGCCGTGGGAGTTTCGCAAGGCGGGCAGAAGCGGTGGGGGCAATTGGGGGAGCGTACAGGGTGCGCCGTCCACATCATCCGGTAAGAGCAGCTATGCCGTGTCGGGTGGCGGCTATTCCGGCAACACCAATTCCGGCATTTTTCATGCGTCGACCTGCCGCTATTACAACTGCAAGCGGTGTACGGCGCACTTTTCAAGCCGGGAGGCAGCTATCCAGGCGGGGTACAGGCCGTGCAAGGTATGCAGGCCGTAA
- a CDS encoding ArsR family transcriptional regulator, with protein MSDMQDIISKNRRLAILRFLSEEQDYAMNTSTLQAALRAIGHGVPRDTVEADALWLAEQGLARRQRLDVGVTVLTVTPRGVEVAQGIAGHPGVDRPLPR; from the coding sequence ATGAGCGATATGCAGGACATCATCAGCAAGAACCGCCGTCTGGCCATCCTGCGCTTTCTGAGTGAGGAGCAGGACTATGCCATGAACACCAGCACCCTGCAGGCGGCCCTGCGAGCCATCGGCCACGGGGTGCCGCGCGATACTGTGGAGGCCGACGCCCTCTGGCTGGCCGAACAGGGTCTTGCCCGCCGCCAGCGTCTGGATGTGGGCGTCACGGTGCTCACCGTCACCCCGCGCGGGGTGGAAGTGGCCCAGGGCATCGCCGGGCATCCCGGTGTGGACCGCCCCCTGCCGAGGTAG
- a CDS encoding terminase large subunit domain-containing protein: MGSAAEARAILYPYQRRWIDDQSRFKIGMFSRQTGKTYTSTLEIAEDMVKAEVEKRRVRWVILSRGERQAREAMEEGLKVHLRAYGAAFESLESDFHLADATSCKSLEVVMAHGSRVTALPANPDTARGFSANVFLDEFAFHADSRKIWAALFPVVSRNGLKLRVVSTPNGKGNKFYDLMTSAETAGWSKHVVDIYQAVADGLPRDVEALRAALNDPDAWAQEYELQWLDEASAWLSYDLINAVEHERAGIPQNYAGGPCYVGVDIGRRHDLFVIWVLEEVGDVLWTRELVTRRGASFAEQDGLLDDVFRRYRVLRCCMDQTGMGEKPVEDARHRHGSGRVEGVLFTSSSKLALATVGKQAFEDRRLRIPQGDEALRSDLHKLQKVASPTGAPRFVADSDSGGHADRAWACFLAVNAATGPAVVLPDHAVPSGPARGGLGRFTDPDAAFMPYRRMF, translated from the coding sequence ATGGGTTCCGCCGCTGAGGCCCGTGCCATCCTCTATCCCTACCAGCGCCGCTGGATAGACGACCAGAGCCGCTTCAAGATCGGCATGTTCTCGCGCCAGACGGGCAAGACCTACACCAGCACGCTGGAGATCGCCGAGGACATGGTCAAGGCCGAAGTGGAAAAACGCCGTGTGCGCTGGGTCATCCTCTCGCGCGGGGAACGGCAGGCCCGCGAAGCCATGGAGGAAGGCCTCAAAGTACATCTGCGGGCCTACGGGGCCGCCTTCGAGAGCCTGGAGTCGGACTTTCACCTGGCGGACGCCACCTCCTGCAAGTCCCTGGAGGTGGTCATGGCTCACGGCTCCCGTGTGACCGCGCTGCCTGCCAACCCCGACACGGCCCGAGGCTTCAGTGCCAACGTTTTCCTGGATGAGTTCGCCTTCCATGCCGACAGCCGCAAGATCTGGGCGGCCCTCTTTCCCGTGGTCTCCCGTAACGGCCTGAAACTGCGCGTGGTCTCCACGCCCAACGGCAAGGGCAACAAGTTCTACGACCTCATGACCTCCGCCGAGACGGCGGGCTGGTCCAAGCATGTGGTGGATATCTATCAGGCCGTGGCCGATGGCCTGCCGCGTGACGTGGAGGCCCTGCGGGCCGCCCTGAACGATCCCGACGCCTGGGCGCAGGAATACGAGCTGCAATGGCTGGACGAGGCCAGCGCCTGGCTGTCGTATGACCTCATCAATGCCGTGGAGCATGAGCGGGCGGGCATCCCGCAGAACTATGCGGGCGGCCCCTGCTATGTGGGGGTGGACATCGGCCGCCGGCACGACCTTTTTGTCATCTGGGTGCTGGAGGAAGTGGGCGACGTCTTATGGACGCGGGAACTGGTGACGCGACGCGGAGCCAGCTTTGCCGAGCAGGATGGCCTGCTGGACGATGTGTTCCGGCGTTACCGGGTGCTGCGTTGCTGCATGGACCAGACCGGCATGGGCGAAAAGCCCGTGGAAGACGCCCGCCACCGTCACGGCAGCGGCCGCGTGGAAGGGGTTCTGTTCACATCGTCCAGCAAGCTGGCCCTGGCCACGGTGGGCAAGCAGGCCTTTGAGGACAGACGCCTGCGCATCCCGCAAGGGGACGAGGCACTGCGCAGCGACCTGCACAAATTGCAAAAGGTGGCCAGCCCTACGGGCGCACCCCGCTTTGTGGCCGACTCTGACAGCGGGGGCCATGCAGACCGCGCCTGGGCCTGCTTTCTGGCTGTCAACGCGGCTACGGGGCCTGCCGTCGTTTTGCCGGATCATGCCGTGCCCTCCGGCCCGGCCCGTGGGGGCCTTGGGCGCTTCACTGATCCCGACGCCGCCTTCATGCCTTACAGGAGAATGTTCTGA
- a CDS encoding DUF2730 family protein, producing METLIDLSKAFGWLAAIIVNLLIAWIVWSLHKKFMNRDDCEANRKADKKEREHFIQLLTTHEQAVRELNLRVDQMPPQGSVHDLEVRLERMDGEQKRLAEEISGLRGIMERVERQVDLLFRGHMKD from the coding sequence ATGGAAACCCTGATTGATCTTTCCAAGGCCTTCGGCTGGCTGGCGGCCATCATCGTCAATCTGCTCATCGCCTGGATCGTCTGGAGCCTGCACAAAAAATTTATGAACCGAGACGATTGCGAGGCCAACCGCAAGGCGGACAAGAAAGAACGGGAACACTTCATCCAGCTGCTGACCACCCACGAGCAGGCCGTGCGCGAGCTGAACCTGCGCGTGGACCAGATGCCGCCGCAAGGCTCGGTGCATGATCTGGAAGTGCGTCTGGAACGCATGGATGGCGAACAAAAGCGTCTGGCCGAGGAGATCAGCGGCCTGCGCGGCATAATGGAACGCGTGGAGCGGCAGGTGGACCTGCTGTTCCGCGGGCACATGAAGGATTGA
- the nrdD gene encoding anaerobic ribonucleoside-triphosphate reductase: MDKTGNAPDTHETRMVGQGVPFERIRRITGYLVGRLERFNDAKKKEVADRVVHGFRR; the protein is encoded by the coding sequence ATGGACAAGACCGGCAACGCTCCGGACACACACGAAACACGCATGGTGGGCCAGGGCGTGCCCTTTGAAAGGATACGCCGCATCACCGGTTACCTGGTGGGCCGTCTGGAACGCTTCAACGATGCCAAAAAGAAGGAGGTGGCCGACCGTGTCGTCCATGGGTTCCGCCGCTGA
- a CDS encoding ImmA/IrrE family metallo-endopeptidase — MSSAIETAKRTLERHWDKTLPVNPSAIAYAMGAKIVYDPDLSISGYFDFQDDGKPVIYVNPLDSFVRQRFTIFHELGHYALGHGPSARDPSQNYDRQNYDLCEVMANQFAAEMIMPSDVVFLYANGDYSLAQMAHLFNVSEQAMRIRLERLGIL; from the coding sequence ATGTCTTCCGCAATAGAAACCGCGAAGCGGACCCTGGAGCGGCATTGGGACAAGACCCTGCCGGTCAATCCATCCGCTATCGCCTACGCGATGGGCGCCAAGATTGTCTACGACCCGGATCTTTCCATAAGTGGATATTTTGATTTTCAGGACGACGGAAAGCCCGTCATCTACGTCAATCCACTCGATTCCTTTGTCAGACAACGTTTCACCATTTTTCATGAGCTTGGGCACTACGCCCTGGGCCATGGTCCCAGTGCCCGCGATCCCTCGCAAAATTACGACCGTCAGAACTATGATCTTTGTGAAGTCATGGCAAACCAGTTCGCGGCGGAGATGATCATGCCGAGTGACGTGGTATTCTTGTATGCCAACGGAGACTACTCGCTCGCTCAAATGGCACATTTGTTCAATGTGTCCGAGCAGGCGATGCGTATCCGCCTTGAGCGGCTGGGGATATTGTAG